The following coding sequences are from one Streptomyces sp. V3I7 window:
- a CDS encoding SpoIIE family protein phosphatase: protein MDRGTERGTPPGRAAGNGTAARVPLAVVVVDRGGLVSHWSSGARRLFGAAKEQAIGRAALDLLPVSGALPEGDEITPYGAYAAYDGLGHDLGSSIDGRQNYPAAGRARLTVPADEPGEARIPHSRTEFPASDGRRRKDVLWWAYPLVGPGPERLLVLAADAERLRPAPADDSGPAEAFERIAPGFALHTDFPGADELARRLPEILPSMSVDDGARIVAQVLELGYPVLEFSQSERVPITPDWGVARRTERKARRERAAQAAAQGLPLPEDAAEDDRDDLEYAAVRERLEFLNEVSGRIGTSLDLARTVIEVSRAVVPRFTDVAGTYLREQVVAGEGFPDGVPDTTTLWHRVALEHTDEPGRWDDVVPVGEAMPFPAHTPFFQCMTSGEPVLVPRISGELGHAIAAQFEKRDIRPLITGRSMLVVPLKARNVVLGFMVLLRHPERPEFNDMDRVTGAELAARAGLVLDNARMYTYQESVAETLQDSMLPHIPPRMAGCDIATRYLPGTLLGRVGGDWFDSVKLPGARTALVVGDVMGHGLNSAAMMGQLRTAVQTMAALDLPPAQLLRNLDDLAQRLGDTYLATCLYAVYDPIAGELHLANAGHIPPVLVRAEDGRSELLDLPTGAPIGVGGVPFEAVRVPVRPGDRIVMCTDGLVEVRGEDIGVGLATLCESAAHPAASMDDACDTIIRALNLRGGRRDDVALLMVRLTGIAPEDVAEWRLALAPAEAGRARTAVREQLRAWGLDPLADSAELMVSELVTNAVRHAHGRHVQLRLVRGDTLLCEVEDDDHTLPTLLNAGPDTESGRGLRVVSTLAREWGASRTGAGKTVWFELSSRRG from the coding sequence ATGGACCGTGGCACTGAGAGAGGCACACCTCCCGGCCGCGCGGCCGGGAACGGCACGGCGGCCCGGGTTCCGCTCGCCGTGGTCGTCGTCGACCGCGGCGGCCTCGTGTCCCACTGGAGCAGCGGCGCGCGACGGCTGTTCGGCGCCGCCAAGGAGCAGGCCATCGGGCGAGCCGCCCTCGACCTGCTGCCCGTCTCCGGCGCGCTCCCGGAGGGCGACGAGATCACTCCGTACGGCGCGTACGCCGCCTACGACGGTCTTGGCCACGACCTGGGGTCCTCGATCGACGGGCGGCAGAACTACCCGGCGGCGGGCCGCGCCCGCCTCACCGTGCCCGCCGACGAACCCGGCGAGGCCCGGATCCCGCACAGCAGGACGGAGTTCCCCGCGTCCGACGGTCGGCGGCGCAAGGACGTCCTGTGGTGGGCCTACCCGCTGGTGGGCCCGGGACCGGAGCGGCTGCTGGTGCTGGCCGCCGACGCGGAACGGCTGCGCCCGGCCCCGGCGGACGACAGCGGACCGGCGGAGGCGTTCGAGCGCATCGCGCCCGGATTCGCCCTGCACACCGACTTCCCCGGAGCCGACGAACTCGCCCGCCGGCTCCCCGAGATCCTGCCCAGCATGAGCGTCGACGACGGCGCCCGCATCGTTGCGCAGGTCCTCGAACTGGGCTATCCCGTCCTGGAGTTCAGCCAGAGCGAGCGGGTTCCGATCACCCCGGACTGGGGTGTGGCCCGGCGCACCGAGCGCAAGGCGCGCCGCGAGCGGGCCGCCCAGGCGGCGGCGCAGGGCCTGCCGCTGCCCGAGGACGCCGCCGAGGACGACCGCGACGACCTGGAGTACGCGGCCGTACGCGAACGCCTCGAGTTCCTCAACGAGGTCAGCGGACGCATCGGCACCTCCCTGGACCTGGCGCGGACCGTCATCGAGGTCAGCCGCGCCGTCGTCCCGCGCTTCACCGACGTCGCCGGAACCTATCTGCGCGAACAGGTCGTCGCGGGCGAGGGGTTCCCGGACGGGGTGCCCGACACCACCACCCTGTGGCACCGGGTGGCCCTCGAGCACACCGACGAACCCGGCCGCTGGGACGACGTCGTCCCGGTCGGCGAAGCCATGCCGTTCCCAGCGCACACCCCGTTCTTCCAGTGCATGACCAGCGGTGAGCCCGTCCTCGTGCCGCGCATCAGCGGGGAGTTGGGGCACGCGATCGCCGCGCAGTTCGAGAAGCGCGACATCCGCCCGCTGATCACCGGCCGCTCCATGCTGGTCGTCCCGCTCAAGGCGCGGAACGTCGTCCTCGGCTTCATGGTCCTGCTACGCCACCCCGAGCGCCCCGAGTTCAACGACATGGACCGGGTCACCGGCGCCGAACTCGCCGCCCGCGCGGGCCTCGTGCTCGACAACGCCCGCATGTACACCTACCAGGAGAGCGTCGCCGAGACCCTCCAGGACAGCATGCTGCCGCACATCCCGCCGCGCATGGCGGGCTGCGACATCGCCACCCGCTACCTCCCCGGCACCCTGCTCGGCCGGGTCGGCGGCGACTGGTTCGACTCGGTCAAGCTGCCGGGCGCCCGCACCGCCCTGGTCGTCGGCGACGTGATGGGCCACGGCCTCAACTCGGCGGCGATGATGGGCCAGTTGCGTACGGCCGTGCAGACCATGGCCGCCCTCGACCTGCCGCCCGCCCAGTTGCTGCGCAACCTCGACGACCTCGCCCAGCGCCTCGGCGACACCTACCTGGCGACCTGCCTGTACGCCGTCTACGACCCGATCGCCGGCGAGCTGCACCTCGCCAACGCGGGCCACATCCCGCCGGTGCTGGTGCGCGCCGAGGACGGCCGCAGCGAGCTGCTCGACCTGCCCACCGGCGCGCCGATCGGTGTCGGCGGGGTGCCCTTCGAGGCGGTGCGCGTGCCCGTGCGGCCGGGCGACCGGATCGTGATGTGCACCGACGGTCTGGTGGAGGTGCGGGGCGAGGACATCGGCGTGGGTCTCGCGACGCTGTGCGAGTCCGCCGCCCACCCGGCCGCCTCCATGGACGACGCCTGCGACACGATCATCCGTGCCCTCAATCTCCGCGGCGGCCGCCGCGACGACGTGGCCCTGCTGATGGTCCGGCTGACCGGCATCGCGCCGGAGGACGTCGCCGAGTGGCGGCTGGCCCTCGCCCCGGCCGAGGCCGGCCGGGCGCGCACGGCGGTCCGCGAGCAACTGCGCGCCTGGGGCCTCGACCCGCTGGCGGACTCTGCTGAACTCATGGTCAGCGAGCTGGTCACCAACGCCGTACGCCACGCCCACGGCCGACACGTCCAACTCCGGCTGGTACGAGGCGACACCCTCCTCTGCGAAGTGGAAGACGACGACCACACCCTGCCGACCCTCCTGAACGCCGGCCCCGACACCGAGTCGGGACGCGGGCTGCGCGTGGTCAGCACGTTGGCGCGCGAGTGGGGCGCGAGCCGGACGGGCGCCGGGAAGACGGTGTGGTTCGAGCTGAGTTCGCGGCGTGGGTGA
- a CDS encoding SRPBCC family protein, producing MAQVEATTERVVAADADTVFDALADYSGTRAKLLPEHFSEYEVREGGDGEGTLVHWKLQATSKRVRDCLLEVSEPTDGELIEKDRNSTMVTTWRVTPAGEGKSRVTVTTTWKGAGGIGGFFERTFAPKGLGRIYDAVLARLAVEVEK from the coding sequence ATGGCGCAGGTCGAGGCCACTACGGAGCGGGTCGTCGCGGCGGACGCGGACACCGTGTTCGACGCTCTGGCCGACTACAGCGGCACGCGCGCGAAGCTGCTGCCCGAGCACTTCAGCGAGTACGAGGTGCGCGAGGGTGGCGACGGCGAGGGCACCCTCGTCCACTGGAAGCTCCAGGCCACCAGCAAGCGGGTGCGCGACTGCCTGCTCGAGGTCAGCGAGCCGACCGACGGCGAGCTGATCGAGAAGGACCGCAACTCCACCATGGTCACCACCTGGCGTGTGACCCCGGCGGGCGAGGGCAAGTCCCGCGTCACCGTGACCACCACCTGGAAGGGCGCCGGCGGTATCGGCGGCTTCTTCGAGCGGACCTTCGCCCCCAAGGGTCTCGGCCGGATCTACGACGCGGTGCTCGCCCGGCTCGCCGTCGAGGTCGAGAAGTAG
- a CDS encoding MFS transporter — protein sequence MGGITLVKDAPDTVAPVAVEPPAPAPPSGPAAELGPRRIRLVFCGLMLALLLAALEQMIVATALPKVVGELHGLDKMSWAITAYLLTATVGLPLYGKLGDLLGRKGVFQFAIVVFVIGSALAGRAQTMDQLIAFRAVQGVGAGGLVIGVQAIIADLVPPRQRGRFMGLIGAAFGLASVAGPLLGGYFTDHLSWRWCFYINVPFGLFTLAVVSAVLKLPKPRVRPRFDVLGALLLAAASTCLVLLTSWDGTEYAWGSREILGLGAGAAAAALLFVLVEHHAVEPLIPLRLFRDSVFNVSGLVGLVIGVALFGAASYLPTFLQMVDGATATESGLLMLPMMGGIVGASIVSGQLISRTGRYKAYPVLGGALSATGMWLLSRLETDTPRLHYSIWMAVLGAGIGLVMPVLILAVQNSVRPADLGTATSANNYFRQIGGSVGAAVFGTLFANRLTDALRERIPAREGARLPDPESLTPQLVHALPPALRDAYIRAYADAMPRIFLYLVPVLVLGLLIAFFLKEKPLVSHNAAETEPAHLNSTIPHARSSHAAGIPVCGTVQHPDGTVVPRAALTLIDVAGQQIGRGASGEDGRYALATPGSGAYVLIAAAGGHQPQAVSVTVGERPVELDVVLGGAGRLAGTVLTADGSPVRDAAVTLTNVHGEVVATTRSGREGGYVITELVAGEYTLAASAPAFRPAALPVTVQAARETRQDVELAGGAVLKGTVRAGGGRPVEDARVTLLDAAGNVVDTLTTGADGTFRFVDLSSGEYTVIAAGYPPVATVLQVAGGGRTERDLQLGHED from the coding sequence GTGGGCGGGATCACCCTGGTGAAGGACGCGCCGGACACGGTGGCGCCGGTGGCCGTCGAGCCGCCGGCGCCCGCCCCGCCCTCCGGCCCCGCCGCCGAACTCGGCCCGCGCCGCATCCGGTTGGTCTTCTGCGGGCTGATGCTCGCCCTGCTCCTCGCCGCCCTGGAGCAGATGATCGTCGCCACCGCCCTGCCGAAGGTCGTCGGCGAGCTGCACGGCCTGGACAAGATGTCCTGGGCCATCACGGCGTACCTGCTCACCGCCACCGTGGGCCTGCCGCTGTACGGCAAGCTCGGCGACCTCCTCGGCCGCAAGGGCGTCTTCCAGTTCGCGATCGTCGTCTTCGTCATCGGCTCCGCGCTCGCCGGACGGGCGCAGACCATGGACCAGTTGATCGCCTTCCGCGCGGTCCAGGGTGTCGGCGCGGGCGGCCTCGTGATCGGCGTGCAGGCGATCATCGCGGACCTCGTGCCGCCCCGGCAGCGCGGCCGCTTCATGGGCCTGATCGGCGCCGCCTTCGGCCTCGCCTCCGTCGCCGGCCCCCTCCTCGGCGGCTACTTCACCGACCACCTCTCCTGGCGCTGGTGCTTCTACATCAACGTGCCCTTCGGCCTGTTCACCCTCGCCGTCGTCAGCGCCGTCCTCAAACTCCCCAAGCCGCGGGTGCGGCCCCGCTTCGACGTCCTCGGGGCGCTGTTGCTCGCCGCCGCCTCCACCTGCCTTGTCCTGCTGACCAGTTGGGACGGCACCGAGTACGCCTGGGGCTCGCGCGAGATCCTCGGGCTCGGCGCGGGCGCGGCCGCGGCGGCCCTCCTCTTCGTCCTCGTCGAGCACCACGCGGTCGAACCCCTCATCCCGCTGCGGCTGTTCAGGGACTCCGTCTTCAACGTCAGCGGCCTGGTAGGGCTCGTCATCGGCGTCGCCCTGTTCGGCGCCGCCAGTTATCTGCCGACCTTCCTGCAGATGGTCGACGGGGCCACCGCCACCGAGTCCGGCCTGCTGATGCTGCCCATGATGGGCGGGATCGTCGGTGCCTCCATCGTCTCGGGGCAGCTCATCAGCCGCACCGGCCGCTACAAGGCGTACCCGGTGCTCGGGGGCGCCCTCTCCGCGACCGGGATGTGGCTGCTGTCCCGGCTGGAGACCGACACGCCCCGGCTGCACTACAGCATCTGGATGGCCGTCCTCGGCGCCGGCATCGGCCTGGTCATGCCCGTACTCATCCTCGCCGTGCAGAACTCCGTGCGCCCGGCCGACCTCGGCACCGCCACCAGCGCCAACAACTACTTCCGGCAGATCGGCGGCAGCGTCGGCGCCGCCGTCTTCGGCACGCTGTTCGCGAACCGGCTCACCGACGCCCTGCGCGAACGCATCCCCGCGCGCGAGGGCGCCCGGCTCCCCGACCCCGAGTCGCTCACCCCGCAGCTCGTCCACGCGCTGCCCCCGGCGCTGCGCGACGCCTACATCCGCGCCTACGCCGACGCGATGCCCCGGATCTTCCTCTACCTCGTCCCGGTGCTCGTCCTCGGCCTGCTCATCGCCTTCTTCCTCAAGGAGAAACCGCTGGTGTCCCACAACGCCGCCGAAACCGAGCCCGCGCACCTCAACTCCACGATCCCGCACGCCCGTTCGTCCCACGCCGCCGGAATCCCCGTGTGCGGCACGGTGCAGCACCCCGACGGAACCGTGGTCCCGCGCGCGGCGCTCACCCTCATCGACGTGGCCGGACAGCAGATCGGGCGGGGCGCGAGCGGCGAGGACGGCCGGTACGCCCTGGCCACGCCCGGCTCGGGGGCGTACGTGCTGATCGCGGCCGCCGGTGGCCACCAGCCGCAGGCCGTCTCCGTGACCGTCGGCGAGCGCCCCGTCGAGCTCGACGTCGTCCTCGGGGGCGCCGGTCGCCTCGCGGGCACCGTCCTGACCGCGGACGGCAGCCCGGTACGGGACGCCGCGGTCACCCTCACCAACGTGCACGGCGAGGTCGTCGCCACCACGCGCAGCGGGCGCGAGGGCGGCTACGTCATCACCGAGCTGGTCGCGGGCGAGTACACCCTCGCCGCCAGCGCGCCCGCCTTCCGCCCCGCCGCGCTGCCCGTCACCGTGCAGGCGGCCCGCGAGACCCGCCAGGACGTCGAACTCGCGGGCGGCGCCGTCCTGAAGGGCACCGTCCGGGCCGGCGGCGGCCGCCCTGTCGAGGACGCGCGCGTGACCCTCCTCGACGCCGCAGGGAACGTGGTCGACACCCTCACCACCGGGGCCGACGGAACGTTCCGGTTCGTGGACCTGTCCTCGGGCGAGTACACCGTCATCGCGGCCGGGTACCCGCCCGTCGCCACCGTCCTCCAGGTCGCGGGCGGCGGGCGCACCGAGCGGGACCTCCAGCTCGGACACGAGGACTGA
- a CDS encoding class I SAM-dependent methyltransferase, with translation MSVTSRYRAAWEGFWDEAPDEPGAVFWDAEPTLTAGPHLGLFEPYLEDPDLPLIDLGCGNGTQTRFLAGRFTHVVGADIAEAALRHARRADPADLATYRLLDAAEKGEAERLHAELGDANVYMRGVLHQAEPDDRQPLVDGLAALIGERGRAFVVELSEAARPVLLGLAQSPSGPPPKLAPIFRHGIAPGEVADDAVPEYLRAAGLTVLASGEMPLVTTEFSADGIRIELPSKWLVAGVG, from the coding sequence ATGAGCGTGACGAGTCGGTACCGGGCGGCCTGGGAGGGTTTCTGGGACGAGGCGCCCGACGAGCCGGGGGCGGTGTTCTGGGACGCCGAGCCGACGTTGACCGCCGGGCCTCACCTAGGCCTCTTCGAGCCGTACCTGGAGGACCCGGACCTGCCGCTGATCGACCTCGGCTGCGGCAATGGCACCCAGACCCGCTTCCTCGCCGGCCGCTTCACCCACGTCGTCGGCGCCGACATCGCCGAGGCGGCGCTTCGGCACGCCCGGCGGGCCGACCCCGCGGACCTGGCGACGTACCGCCTCCTCGACGCCGCCGAGAAGGGCGAGGCCGAGCGGCTGCACGCCGAACTCGGCGACGCCAACGTCTACATGCGAGGCGTGCTGCACCAGGCCGAGCCCGACGACCGCCAGCCGCTGGTGGACGGCCTTGCCGCCCTGATCGGCGAGCGTGGTCGGGCCTTCGTCGTCGAGCTCTCCGAGGCCGCCCGGCCCGTGCTGCTGGGCCTCGCCCAGAGCCCCTCCGGGCCGCCGCCCAAGCTCGCCCCGATCTTCCGGCACGGCATCGCTCCCGGCGAGGTCGCCGACGATGCGGTGCCCGAGTACCTGCGGGCGGCTGGTCTCACCGTTCTCGCGAGTGGTGAAATGCCGCTGGTCACCACCGAGTTCTCCGCGGACGGCATCCGTATCGAGCTGCCGTCGAAGTGGCTCGTGGCCGGAGTGGGCTGA
- a CDS encoding alpha/beta hydrolase produces MGTRAAVLCGAAVVLAGSFTAVPADASTRHHAPSVLPDRTTRTTGPSWKKCGTTDYPTLQCASLRVPLDHMNPRGKQITLALTRVPHTARTSQGPLLVNPGGPGGSGRTLAGFVASALPKAVAAQYDVVGFDPRGVGKSTPALDCEPGHFDPVRPDSVPGTAELENAGLARAKAFAAACGKKYPGVLRYMGTLSAVRDMDAIRRALGARRLSYFGYSYGTYLGAVYAKLFPERVHRLVLDSVVDPTGVWYEDNLAQDRAFNDRHRALMAWIARHDGTYKLGTDPKKVEARWYAMRAALAEKPAGGKVGPSELEDTFMPGGYYDGYWPSLADAFASYVHGRKSDALVDAYEKLAAVDPEGDNGYSVYTSVQCRDASWPRDWRQWDKDTWAVHETAPFMTWNNAWYNAPCAFWPVSMLKPVDVANSALPPVLLFQATDDAATPYQGGATVHRLLRGSSLVVEQGGGNHGITLSGNNCLDKHLATYLTDGTVPRSGGEVDAVCKKTPDPKPLNTKALPDASSSRGSTLHGLLGFRG; encoded by the coding sequence ATGGGAACACGCGCAGCCGTGCTGTGCGGCGCCGCCGTCGTCCTGGCCGGATCGTTCACGGCCGTCCCCGCCGACGCGAGCACCCGGCACCACGCGCCGTCCGTTCTACCGGACCGTACGACCCGGACGACCGGGCCCAGCTGGAAGAAGTGCGGCACGACCGACTACCCGACGCTCCAGTGCGCGTCGCTGCGGGTGCCACTCGACCACATGAACCCACGCGGCAAGCAGATCACGCTCGCCCTGACCCGCGTCCCGCACACCGCCCGGACGTCGCAGGGCCCGCTCCTGGTCAACCCCGGCGGACCGGGCGGCAGCGGACGCACGCTCGCCGGGTTCGTCGCCTCCGCGCTGCCCAAGGCCGTCGCCGCCCAGTACGACGTCGTCGGCTTCGACCCGCGCGGCGTCGGAAAGAGTACCCCCGCGCTGGACTGCGAGCCGGGCCACTTCGACCCGGTGCGTCCGGACTCCGTGCCGGGCACGGCGGAGCTCGAGAACGCCGGCCTCGCGCGCGCGAAGGCGTTCGCCGCCGCCTGCGGCAAGAAGTACCCGGGCGTGCTGCGGTACATGGGCACCCTCAGCGCCGTCCGGGACATGGACGCGATCCGCCGGGCCCTCGGCGCACGGCGGCTCAGTTACTTCGGCTACTCCTACGGCACCTATCTCGGCGCGGTCTACGCCAAGCTTTTCCCGGAGCGGGTCCACCGCCTGGTCCTGGACTCCGTCGTCGACCCGACCGGCGTCTGGTACGAGGACAACCTCGCGCAGGACCGGGCGTTCAACGACCGCCACCGCGCCCTGATGGCGTGGATCGCGCGGCACGACGGGACGTACAAGCTGGGCACCGACCCGAAGAAGGTCGAGGCCCGCTGGTACGCCATGCGGGCGGCCCTCGCCGAGAAGCCGGCGGGCGGCAAGGTCGGCCCCTCCGAGCTGGAGGACACGTTCATGCCCGGCGGCTACTACGACGGCTACTGGCCCTCGCTCGCCGACGCGTTCGCGTCGTACGTCCACGGCAGGAAGTCCGACGCGCTGGTCGACGCGTACGAGAAGTTGGCCGCCGTCGACCCCGAGGGCGACAACGGCTACAGCGTCTACACCTCGGTGCAGTGCCGCGACGCATCCTGGCCGCGTGACTGGCGCCAGTGGGACAAGGACACCTGGGCGGTGCACGAGACGGCGCCGTTCATGACCTGGAACAACGCCTGGTACAACGCCCCGTGTGCCTTCTGGCCGGTGAGCATGCTCAAGCCGGTGGACGTCGCCAACAGCGCGCTGCCGCCGGTGCTGCTGTTCCAGGCGACGGACGACGCGGCCACCCCGTACCAGGGCGGTGCGACGGTCCACCGTCTGCTGCGCGGCTCCAGCCTGGTGGTCGAGCAGGGCGGCGGCAACCACGGCATCACGCTGAGCGGCAACAACTGCCTCGACAAGCACCTGGCCACGTATCTGACCGACGGTACGGTGCCCCGCAGTGGCGGCGAGGTCGACGCGGTGTGCAAGAAGACGCCCGACCCCAAGCCCCTGAACACGAAGGCGCTGCCGGACGCGTCGTCGTCCCGCGGCTCGACCCTGCACGGCCTGCTCGGCTTCCGAGGCTGA
- a CDS encoding Rv2578c family radical SAM protein, with product MRWQNLTVEPEGEPEHGTQEPGGHSRADGALFGADAVTTRTFDTPEFRGITFHEIRARSILNRVPGASRMPFEWTVNPYRGCTHACVYCFARKTHSYLDLDTGIGFDTQIVVKVNAPEVLRRQLGSRRWQGEHVAMGTNVDCYQRAEGRYCLMPGIISALTDHANPFSILTKGTLILRDLDLLKRAAEVTDVAVSMSVGFTDPDLWRTVEPGTPAPERRLEVVRTLAEHGIGCGVLMAPVIPFLGDDPAQLRATVRAIAAAGATSVTPLVLHLRPGAREWFMAWLAQHHPYLVRRYERLYAEGAYAPKWYQRRITRQVHDLAREYGIGPTRAAAHRRIRPPEPQRPAADPAVGEPTQLTLI from the coding sequence ATGCGCTGGCAGAACCTCACAGTGGAACCCGAGGGCGAGCCGGAACACGGGACACAGGAGCCCGGCGGGCACAGCCGGGCCGACGGCGCGCTCTTCGGCGCGGACGCGGTGACCACCCGTACGTTCGACACGCCCGAGTTCCGCGGGATCACCTTCCACGAGATCCGGGCGCGCTCGATCCTGAACCGGGTGCCGGGCGCCTCGCGCATGCCGTTCGAGTGGACGGTCAACCCCTACCGGGGCTGCACGCACGCGTGCGTGTACTGCTTCGCCCGCAAGACGCACAGCTATCTGGACCTCGACACCGGAATCGGCTTCGACACCCAGATCGTGGTCAAGGTGAACGCGCCCGAGGTACTGCGGCGCCAGCTCGGCTCCCGCCGCTGGCAGGGCGAGCACGTGGCGATGGGCACGAACGTCGACTGCTACCAGCGCGCCGAGGGCCGCTACTGCCTGATGCCGGGGATCATCTCCGCCCTGACCGACCACGCGAACCCGTTCTCGATCCTGACCAAGGGCACGCTGATCCTGCGCGACCTCGACCTGCTGAAGCGGGCCGCCGAGGTCACGGACGTGGCCGTCTCGATGTCGGTGGGCTTCACCGACCCGGACCTGTGGCGCACCGTCGAGCCGGGCACGCCCGCGCCCGAGCGACGCCTGGAAGTCGTACGGACGCTCGCCGAGCACGGCATCGGCTGCGGGGTGCTGATGGCACCGGTGATCCCCTTCCTGGGCGACGACCCGGCCCAGCTGCGGGCCACCGTGCGCGCCATCGCGGCCGCCGGGGCGACCTCCGTCACCCCGCTGGTGCTGCACCTGCGGCCCGGCGCCCGCGAGTGGTTCATGGCCTGGCTCGCCCAGCACCACCCGTATCTCGTCCGCCGTTACGAGCGGCTGTACGCGGAGGGCGCCTACGCGCCGAAGTGGTACCAGCGCCGGATCACCCGTCAGGTACACGACCTGGCCCGGGAGTACGGCATCGGCCCCACGCGCGCGGCCGCGCACCGCCGGATCCGCCCGCCCGAGCCGCAGCGCCCGGCAGCGGACCCCGCCGTCGGCGAGCCGACCCAACTCACGCTGATCTGA